One Alphaproteobacteria bacterium genomic region harbors:
- a CDS encoding branched-chain amino acid ABC transporter substrate-binding protein: MKRWVITLGTATAVAVALGGSAWAQIKIGSAGPMTGQYAAFGEQLRRGAQMAIADINAAGGVNGQKLELIIGDDACDPKQATAVANKMVSDKVAFVAGHFCSGSSIPASKIYREARILQISPASTNPRLTEDAAKEGNTTLFRVCGRDDVQGVTVGGYINKYHKGKRVAILHDKSPYGKGVADETKKALNNGGTREAMYEAYTDTDKDFTALINKMKQARIDIIVLGGYHTAGALIIKQSREQGLAAQMIGFDSLETAEFGQLGGAATNGVLMSFPPKAEDFPANAALVKKFRDAKYNPEGYTLFSYAAIKVWADAANKAKSIAPDAVAAALRSGKWDSAVGPLEFDAKGDIKNPVYDIYVWKDGKSYPSTK; this comes from the coding sequence ATGAAGCGCTGGGTCATCACATTGGGGACGGCGACCGCGGTCGCCGTCGCGCTGGGCGGCAGCGCCTGGGCGCAGATCAAGATCGGTTCGGCGGGTCCGATGACCGGCCAGTACGCCGCCTTCGGCGAGCAGCTGCGCCGCGGCGCGCAGATGGCGATCGCCGACATCAATGCGGCCGGCGGCGTCAACGGCCAGAAGCTCGAGCTGATCATCGGCGACGACGCCTGCGATCCCAAGCAGGCCACGGCCGTCGCCAACAAGATGGTGTCGGACAAGGTGGCGTTCGTCGCCGGCCATTTCTGCTCCGGCTCGTCGATACCGGCCTCCAAGATCTACCGGGAGGCTCGCATCCTGCAGATCAGCCCGGCCTCGACCAATCCGCGCCTCACCGAGGACGCGGCGAAGGAGGGCAACACGACGCTGTTCCGCGTCTGCGGCCGTGACGACGTCCAGGGCGTGACGGTCGGCGGGTACATCAACAAGTATCACAAGGGCAAGCGCGTCGCGATCCTGCACGACAAGTCGCCCTACGGCAAAGGCGTCGCCGACGAGACCAAGAAGGCGCTCAACAACGGCGGCACGCGCGAGGCGATGTACGAGGCCTATACGGACACCGACAAGGACTTCACCGCGCTCATCAACAAGATGAAGCAGGCGCGGATCGACATCATCGTGCTCGGCGGCTATCACACCGCCGGCGCGCTGATCATCAAGCAGTCGCGCGAGCAGGGCCTGGCGGCGCAGATGATCGGCTTCGACTCGCTCGAGACGGCCGAGTTCGGCCAGCTCGGCGGCGCCGCCACCAACGGCGTGCTGATGTCCTTCCCGCCCAAGGCCGAGGACTTCCCGGCCAATGCCGCGCTGGTGAAGAAGTTCCGCGACGCCAAGTACAACCCGGAGGGCTACACGCTCTTCAGCTATGCCGCGATCAAGGTCTGGGCCGACGCCGCCAACAAGGCGAAGTCGATCGCGCCGGACGCCGTGGCTGCCGCCCTGCGCTCCGGCAAGTGGGACTCCGCGGTCGGCCCGCTGGAGTTCGACGCCAAGGGCGACATCAAGAATCCGGTCTACGACATCTATGTCTGGAAGGACGGCAAGTCC